A region from the Brassica napus cultivar Da-Ae chromosome C8, Da-Ae, whole genome shotgun sequence genome encodes:
- the LOC106403673 gene encoding uncharacterized protein LOC106403673 → MRDILDAMKLMGAQLVTLTQAFTPLVNPPMGHVTPPVRVAAQVTGVRPRQVDEVVEIDPPARPVQRMDYLKVLEHISKLGTKHFAGIVDPMEADEWRSRLVRNFRSTRCPEDYQKDIAVHFLEGDAHNWWLAIDKRTNGTIERFADFEVEFNHKYFPAEAWDRLESKFLDLVQGHRTVREYEEEFNRLRCYVGKELEDEAVQVRRFIRGLMAELRTYCSVRTFHTVSELVERMAMLETNLVEEVKQKVKSVVVSTAQGSDKKRKRDSAEEGKTSSGRSECPKCGRYHGGECWKAMGACTRCGKMDHSARDCPSPASDSRTCHHCGQKVHYRRDSLKMQSGQSKGRAEASKPVQSRGQTSSQRVYELSKDKDEAQPYKAITSNILDLYFSIPVELHDMIEKGMFRYGTWNSPDRVVAAGGQIMNPLGLVKDIPVMILDRPMPVDLIVVPLKNHEVILGMEWLGKYRATLHCHRGRVQFENEFGPPIKFQGIKPTSCCLVVSAIQVERMLGNCCEAFLSTIYTDEVVGGGDPDGIPLVREFQDVFGALQGIPPYRADPFVIKLEPGTSPLSKSPYRMAPADMAEMKKQLEEVTVKNKYPLPRIDEFLVQLRGEKWFSKIDLAFGYHQIPVAHDDIRKTAF, encoded by the exons ATGAGGGATATACTGGACGCTATGAAACTCATGGGAGCTCAACTGGTGACCTTGACTCAGGCGTTCACCCCGTTGGTGAATCCGCCTATGGGACATGTTACTCCTCCGGTTCGTGTGGCTGCTCAAGTGACTGGTGTCCGTCCGAGGCAGGTAGATGAGGTGGTGGAAATCGACCCACCAGCTAGGCCTGTCCAACGTATGGATTACCTGAAGGTTCTGGAGCACATCTCCAAGTTGGGGactaaacactttgctggaattgttgatcctatggaggcaGATGAGTGGAGGAGTCGGTTGGTTCGCAACTTCCGCTCAACTCGTTGCCCTGAGGATTACCAGAAGGATATTGCAGTGCACTTCTTGGAAGGTGATGCACACAATTGGTGGTTGGCTATTGATAAGCGTACCAATGGCACCATTGAACGCTTTGCTGattttgaggttgagttcaaccacaagTACTTTCCAGCAGAGGCatgggatcgtttggagtctAAGTTCTTGGACTTGGTCCAGGGACACAGGACGGTCCGTGAGTATGAGGAAGAGTTTAACCGGCTCAGGTGTTATGTGGGCAAAGAactggaggacgaggcagtacaggtccgtaggttcatcaGAGGCCTTATGGCCGAGCTCCGGACCTATTGCTCAGTCCGCACTTTCCACActgtttctgagttggttgagaggatggctaTGCTGGAGACTAACCTCGTAGAGGAGGTTAAGCAGAAAGTGAAGAGTGTGGTTGTATCCACTGCTCAGGGTAGTgacaagaagagaaagagggacTCGGCtgaggagggtaaaacctcaagtggtaggtctgagtgccctaagtgtggtcGATACCATGGTGGTGAGTGCTGGAAAGCCATGGGGGCCTGTACTCgttgtggtaagatggatcactctgCCAGGGACTGTCCTAGTCCGGCAAGTGACTCCAGGACttgtcaccactgcggccagaaggtACACTACCGCAGGGACAGCCTTAAGATGCAGAGTGGTCAGAGTAAGGGGCGTGCAGAGGCAAGCAAGCCGGTCCAGAGTAGGGGCCAGACCTCATCACAGCGTGTGTACGAGCTGTCCAAAGATAAGGATGAGGCTCAGCCTTACAAGGCGATCACTAGTAATATTCTAGACTTATACTTTTCAATTCctgtagaattgcatg atATGATCGAAAAGGGTATGTTCCGGTATGGAACCTGGAATAGTCCTGACAGAGTGGTTGCGGCTGGAGGACAGATTATGAACCCACtaggtctggttaaggacattcCAGTGATGATCTTGGACAGGCCGatgcctgtagatctgattgttgtccccctaaAGAATCATGAGGTGATCTTAGGTATGGAATGGcttggaaagtatcgggcaactcttcattgtcaccggggaagagTGCAATTTGAGAATGAGTTTGGACCGCCGATCAAGTTCCAAGGGATAAAGCCGACCTCTTGTTGTTTGGTGGTTTCTGCAATCCAGGTGGAAAGGATGCTTGGAAATTGTTGTGAGGCCTTCTTGTCTACCATTTACACCGATGAGGTCGTAGGGGGTGGTGACCCGGATGGGATACCGTTGGTCCGGgagttccaggatgtgtttggggcactacagggaaTTCCCCCttatagggctgacccattcgtAATAAAACTGGAGCCAGGAACGTCCCCATTGtccaaaagtccatatagaatggctcCGGCTGATATGGCTGagatgaagaagcaacttgagga ggtgactgtgaagaacaaatACCCATTACCCCGGATTGATGAGTTTTTGGTTCAACTCCGTGGAGAaaagtggttctccaagattgatttggcctttggatatcatcagattccagTTGCACACGATGATATAAGGAAGACCGCGTTCTGA